One Ignavibacterium album JCM 16511 genomic region harbors:
- a CDS encoding S28 family serine protease, whose protein sequence is MKSIRIVSVYFLLVTLIISCSSSKQVDRQESKLYQWLTSQPDLTVKKLESNEMFSEIYEIFIEQPIDHFNPNSPKFKQQFFLSHKDEDLPMVAELDGYAVSNRPNELSRLLNCNQIIVEHRYFGESVPDPFDWKYLDIRQAAADHHQIIQKLKEFYKDKWITTGISKGGSTVIFHKRFYPNDVDATVAYVAPINRSPEDQRVYEWLKNVSTEECRKKVHDFQEMILKKRDVFYPMFLQNAEKENLSYNIVGSEKAFEYSVLEYSFAYWQWSDGDCSKIPDSTFSNDEIFEHFEKNSGVNYFSDKDITSIYPFFYQCYTEYGYYGYDVEPFKQYLNYADGHTPFFIPDNLQLKFNPEPMKDISHWVENEGNNFIFIYGGSDPWTSTGVCLTGKTNSLKMVLPNGSHRTKIKSFPEYEREMIYNKLEEWLNINIKR, encoded by the coding sequence TTGAAATCTATTCGTATCGTTTCGGTTTATTTTTTACTGGTAACTTTAATTATCAGTTGCAGTTCTTCAAAACAAGTTGACAGGCAGGAAAGTAAGCTGTACCAATGGTTAACTTCGCAACCGGATTTAACAGTTAAGAAACTTGAATCAAATGAAATGTTTAGTGAGATTTATGAAATTTTTATTGAACAACCAATAGACCATTTCAATCCGAATAGTCCGAAATTTAAACAGCAGTTTTTCTTATCACACAAAGATGAAGATTTACCAATGGTAGCTGAGCTCGATGGTTATGCAGTTAGTAACAGACCGAATGAATTAAGCAGACTTCTGAATTGTAATCAAATAATTGTTGAGCACAGGTATTTCGGAGAATCAGTGCCAGATCCATTTGATTGGAAATATCTTGATATCAGACAGGCAGCAGCTGATCATCATCAGATTATACAAAAGCTTAAAGAATTTTATAAGGATAAGTGGATTACCACTGGAATCAGTAAAGGAGGTTCGACTGTTATATTTCACAAGCGATTTTATCCAAACGATGTAGATGCAACTGTGGCTTATGTTGCTCCAATCAATCGCTCACCCGAAGATCAGAGAGTTTATGAATGGTTAAAAAATGTTTCTACTGAAGAATGCAGAAAAAAGGTCCACGACTTTCAGGAGATGATTTTAAAGAAACGGGATGTTTTTTATCCAATGTTTTTACAAAATGCTGAAAAGGAAAATCTTAGCTACAATATAGTAGGAAGTGAAAAAGCTTTTGAATATTCTGTGCTGGAATATTCTTTTGCTTATTGGCAATGGAGTGATGGTGACTGCAGCAAAATTCCGGATTCAACTTTCTCGAATGATGAAATTTTTGAACACTTCGAAAAGAACAGTGGTGTGAATTATTTCTCTGATAAAGATATAACTTCAATCTATCCGTTTTTCTATCAATGTTATACTGAGTATGGTTATTATGGTTACGATGTTGAACCATTTAAACAATATCTGAATTATGCTGATGGTCATACACCGTTTTTTATTCCTGATAATCTCCAATTGAAATTTAATCCCGAACCAATGAAAGACATCTCGCACTGGGTAGAAAATGAAGGAAATAATTTTATTTTTATTTATGGTGGAAGTGATCCCTGGACTTCAACGGGAGTTTGTCTTACGGGTAAAACAAATTCATTAAAAATGGTTCTTCCAAACGGATCGCACAGAACAAAAATAAAAAGTTTTCCGGAATACGAAAGAGAAATGATTTATAATAAACTTGAAGAATGGCTTAATATTAATATAAAGAGATAG
- the kbl gene encoding glycine C-acetyltransferase, protein MTPEAKSYYKNILENIEKEGLYKKERIITSPQRAHIEVMHTQSVLNMCANNYLGLADNPELIKAAKDSLDKWGFGLSSVRFICGTQEIHKELERKISEFLGQEDTILYSSCFDANGGLFETLLGEDDAVVSDELNHASIIDGIRLCKAQRYRYKNCDMNDLESKLKEARANNAKNILIATDGVFSMDGFIAPLKDICNLADKYGAMVMVDDSHAVGFMGKHGKGTHEYNDVMGRVDIITGTLGKALGGASGGYTSARKEIVDLLRQRSRPYLFSNTVAPSIVAASIKVLDMLSSTTHLRDKLEENTKYFRDKIKAAGFNIKEGVHPIVPIMLGDAVLAQQMAARMLDKGVYVIGFFYPVVPKGTARIRVQISAAHSKEDLDFAVEKFSEVKKEMGI, encoded by the coding sequence ATGACTCCTGAAGCCAAATCTTATTACAAAAATATTCTCGAGAACATCGAGAAAGAAGGTCTATATAAAAAAGAAAGAATTATAACTTCTCCTCAGAGAGCACATATCGAAGTAATGCACACTCAAAGTGTATTGAATATGTGTGCAAATAATTATCTCGGATTGGCTGATAATCCGGAATTAATCAAAGCTGCTAAAGATAGTCTTGACAAATGGGGATTCGGACTTTCATCTGTAAGATTTATCTGCGGCACACAAGAAATTCACAAAGAACTTGAAAGAAAAATTTCTGAATTTCTCGGACAGGAAGATACTATTCTTTATTCTTCTTGCTTTGATGCAAACGGAGGATTATTCGAAACATTACTTGGCGAAGACGATGCAGTTGTTAGTGATGAACTAAATCACGCAAGTATTATTGACGGCATAAGATTATGCAAAGCTCAACGCTATCGTTACAAAAACTGCGATATGAATGACCTCGAATCAAAATTGAAAGAAGCCAGAGCAAATAATGCTAAAAATATCCTTATTGCTACTGATGGTGTTTTTTCGATGGATGGTTTTATAGCACCATTAAAAGATATCTGCAACCTCGCTGATAAGTATGGTGCGATGGTGATGGTAGATGATAGTCACGCAGTTGGATTTATGGGTAAGCATGGAAAAGGTACTCACGAATACAATGATGTTATGGGAAGAGTTGATATAATTACCGGAACTCTTGGCAAAGCATTAGGTGGTGCAAGCGGTGGTTATACTTCCGCAAGAAAAGAAATTGTTGATTTACTTAGACAACGCTCACGACCTTATTTATTTTCAAACACTGTTGCACCTTCAATTGTAGCCGCTTCGATAAAGGTGCTTGATATGCTTTCTTCAACAACTCATTTACGAGATAAGCTTGAGGAGAATACAAAATATTTCCGTGATAAGATTAAAGCTGCAGGATTTAATATTAAAGAAGGCGTTCATCCGATTGTTCCGATAATGCTTGGTGATGCAGTTCTGGCTCAGCAAATGGCAGCCAGAATGCTTGATAAAGGTGTTTATGTAATTGGTTTCTTCTATCCGGTTGTTCCAAAAGGAACAGCAAGAATTCGCGTTCAGATTTCTGCAGCACATTCAAAAGAAGATTTGGATTTTGCAGTTGAAAAATTTTCAGAAGTAAAAAAAGAAATGGGTATTTAA
- a CDS encoding YceI family protein yields MATWKIDPAHSEIKFKVKHLVVSTVTGQFKTFDATVESEKSDFSDAKISFWTDVNSIDTRNEQRDAHLKSADFFDAENHPKINFNSKSINKKSDNEYEVVGDLTIRGVTKEIKLNVIYNGTVKGFGGGEVAGFEITGKLNRFDYGLQWNALTEAGGIVVGDEVKIEISCELTKVNG; encoded by the coding sequence ATGGCAACATGGAAAATAGATCCGGCACATTCTGAAATTAAATTTAAAGTTAAACATCTGGTCGTCTCAACTGTAACCGGACAGTTTAAAACTTTTGACGCGACTGTTGAATCGGAGAAATCAGATTTTTCTGATGCTAAAATTTCCTTTTGGACTGATGTTAATAGCATCGATACCAGAAACGAGCAAAGGGATGCACATCTTAAATCAGCAGATTTCTTTGATGCTGAAAACCATCCCAAAATTAATTTCAATTCAAAATCAATAAATAAAAAATCTGATAACGAATATGAAGTTGTTGGAGATTTGACAATCCGTGGTGTTACTAAAGAAATAAAACTCAATGTTATTTATAACGGAACTGTAAAAGGATTCGGAGGTGGTGAAGTTGCCGGATTTGAAATTACAGGCAAGCTCAACAGATTTGATTATGGTTTACAATGGAATGCTCTGACTGAAGCCGGTGGAATTGTGGTTGGTGACGAAGTTAAAATTGAAATTTCCTGCGAGCTAACAAAGGTTAACGGATAA
- a CDS encoding IS110 family transposase, which produces MQQNFYLGIDVSKGYADFIILDENKKVIEDNFQLDDTFDGHNKLYKILSGFLAKYPDSNILAAVESTGGYENNWLKFLSACQSKLQLSVARINPFGVSYNSKATLKRIITDKQSARNVAEYMISHPEKVQYNNQDYYASVRRQWTFIKMLTKQKVQLLNQLESLLYIANPEVLQYCSNKMNLWTLKLLSKYPTAKELAKARLSSVCKIPYITESLANDLINNARKSVASSDDKTTAEVIRALGEQILQLRRLIVLQTKQLQSSCNIAEVELLKSFRGIGTFSAVGLMIEILSVERFSSVKKLASFFGVHPVFKQSGDGLSGFKMSKRGRKQPRQLLFNIARFAIVHNPYIKEIYAIHLQKGMPKMAALGAVMYKILRIVYGMLKHNRQYDPEIDRANRAKHKDNINKAKEDYTRRYQPMDITAPVSRRQLKKRKQQEKSQILKPPDAESKKKIFTGSDSYCFPEET; this is translated from the coding sequence ATGCAACAAAACTTTTATCTCGGTATTGATGTCAGCAAAGGATATGCTGATTTTATCATCCTTGACGAAAATAAAAAAGTTATTGAAGATAATTTTCAGCTTGATGATACCTTTGACGGACACAATAAGTTATACAAAATTCTATCTGGCTTTTTGGCCAAGTATCCCGACTCAAATATCCTTGCAGCAGTTGAATCAACCGGAGGATATGAAAATAACTGGCTTAAGTTTCTTAGCGCTTGTCAGAGTAAACTTCAGCTATCTGTAGCACGAATAAATCCTTTTGGTGTAAGCTACAACAGCAAAGCAACACTAAAGAGGATTATCACTGATAAACAAAGTGCCCGTAATGTTGCTGAGTATATGATAAGTCATCCGGAAAAAGTTCAGTATAACAATCAGGACTATTACGCCTCAGTAAGAAGACAATGGACATTTATCAAGATGCTGACAAAACAGAAAGTCCAACTTCTGAATCAATTGGAATCATTGTTATACATAGCAAATCCTGAAGTTCTACAGTACTGTAGCAACAAAATGAATCTCTGGACATTGAAGTTACTAAGTAAATATCCAACTGCTAAAGAACTTGCCAAAGCAAGATTGTCTTCGGTTTGTAAGATACCTTACATAACAGAATCACTTGCAAATGACTTAATCAACAATGCCAGGAAGTCAGTTGCCTCAAGTGATGACAAAACAACTGCTGAAGTAATAAGAGCTTTGGGAGAACAGATACTTCAGCTAAGAAGACTGATTGTTCTGCAAACAAAACAACTTCAAAGCAGTTGCAATATAGCTGAAGTTGAACTCTTAAAAAGCTTCAGGGGAATAGGAACATTCTCGGCTGTTGGACTTATGATAGAAATTCTTTCTGTTGAAAGATTTTCTTCTGTAAAAAAACTTGCAAGCTTCTTTGGTGTTCACCCTGTATTTAAGCAAAGCGGAGATGGACTATCAGGTTTTAAGATGAGTAAACGAGGAAGAAAACAGCCCAGACAATTATTGTTTAACATTGCTCGTTTTGCTATTGTACATAACCCTTACATAAAAGAAATCTATGCAATACATCTTCAAAAAGGTATGCCTAAGATGGCTGCATTAGGTGCTGTAATGTATAAGATACTAAGAATCGTTTATGGTATGCTTAAACATAACAGACAATATGATCCCGAAATTGACAGAGCAAACAGAGCAAAACATAAAGACAACATCAATAAAGCCAAAGAAGATTACACAAGAAGATATCAGCCGATGGATATAACAGCTCCTGTTTCCAGAAGGCAACTTAAAAAGAGAAAACAGCAAGAGAAGTCCCAAATATTAAAACCGCCTGATGCGGAATCTAAAAAAAAGATTTTTACGGGATCAGACTCTTACTGTTTTCCTGAAGAAACTTAA
- a CDS encoding O-acetyl-ADP-ribose deacetylase: protein MKAIISLYKGDITKLNVDAIVNAANRSLLGGGGVDGAIHRAAGSELLEFNRKLGGCETGEAKISPGFKLPAKFIIHTVGPVWQGGNCNEDKLLENCYLNSLRLTVKNNIKTIAFPAISTGVYGFPLERATNIAVKTVIKFLENDDTIEKVIFACFDERTYQVYEATLESEKIPFEIYSID, encoded by the coding sequence ATGAAAGCAATAATTTCATTATATAAAGGTGATATCACAAAATTAAATGTTGATGCAATCGTAAATGCAGCAAATCGATCACTGCTTGGTGGTGGCGGAGTTGACGGAGCGATTCATAGGGCTGCAGGTTCCGAATTACTCGAATTTAATCGAAAGCTTGGTGGTTGCGAAACCGGTGAAGCCAAAATTTCTCCCGGCTTTAAACTACCCGCAAAATTTATCATTCACACCGTCGGACCTGTTTGGCAAGGAGGAAATTGTAATGAAGATAAGTTGCTCGAAAACTGTTATTTAAATTCGTTAAGACTTACTGTGAAAAATAATATAAAGACAATCGCATTTCCTGCAATCTCAACAGGAGTTTATGGTTTCCCTTTGGAGCGTGCAACGAATATTGCAGTAAAAACAGTTATAAAATTTTTAGAAAATGATGATACAATTGAAAAAGTAATCTTTGCTTGCTTTGATGAAAGAACTTATCAGGTTTATGAAGCTACATTGGAATCAGAAAAAATTCCGTTTGAAATTTACTCAATCGATTGA
- a CDS encoding tetratricopeptide repeat-containing sensor histidine kinase, whose product MGNYIQKLFILLLIFLYYSNLFAQEHIDSLINAAQKSDGKEKISLLIKLGYYLSSDNPQQAVNFLDEAIYLSDSLKIKNKKADALFNKGVALWHLGNIQESENYYKSARVIYEEFQDTLSLIKLYNSEAINHSMRGRSDIALEMFLKSLDYANKINDRQTIFNTLFNIGIVFDNRGELDKAIEHYNKALQFADEKGSKALVENYLAEIYLTKNDLKKAEELLNRAILNAESSGDLNSQIWSYTNLGTLNFAKGNLNEAEKNLLTALELSRKSEYKLDIIHSLTELGKFYFKTKRLKEAEKHLLEAFDIANQINSVQDLSNITNVLKDVYAELNNYKQAFEFLKLNKQYSDTLQAINQNEKILEIETKYAVKQKEKEAQLLKNENELQKKVIETQKLIAIVVSVLGLFLVILIALLILSRRKILAAQKDLIMKNEEIELSRKEVAAKNKELEVLNSTKDKFFSIIAHDLRNPIAGFVSISDILETDYDRISDQEKKSLLSQMNNSSKNLIALLENLLTWARLSSNKIEVVRSKSKLSELIFSAVSPYEHWARSKRVNLRVEIPEDKKIETDPFIFQTVVGNLINNAIKFSNSGDTVSVIAKLENGKIKLSVKDNGVGIPEHRLKNIFGFDNKKTTKGTMNESGTGLGLVLVKELSDKMNWQIEVHSQPQLGSEFILNISDN is encoded by the coding sequence ATGGGCAACTATATTCAAAAGCTTTTCATCCTGTTACTGATATTTCTTTATTATTCTAATCTGTTTGCACAGGAACACATCGATTCACTTATTAACGCTGCACAAAAATCCGATGGAAAAGAAAAAATATCTTTGCTTATTAAGCTTGGTTACTACCTTTCTTCCGATAATCCACAACAAGCCGTAAATTTTCTCGATGAAGCAATTTATCTCTCAGATAGTTTAAAGATAAAGAATAAAAAAGCTGATGCACTTTTTAACAAAGGCGTTGCTCTCTGGCATCTGGGCAACATTCAGGAATCAGAAAATTATTATAAAAGTGCAAGAGTGATTTATGAAGAATTTCAGGACACATTAAGCTTAATTAAATTATATAATTCTGAAGCAATAAATCATTCAATGCGTGGCAGGTCAGACATTGCACTTGAAATGTTTCTGAAATCGCTTGATTATGCTAATAAGATTAATGACCGTCAAACAATCTTCAATACTTTGTTTAATATCGGGATTGTTTTCGATAATCGTGGTGAGTTGGACAAAGCGATTGAACACTACAACAAAGCTTTACAGTTTGCAGATGAAAAAGGTTCTAAAGCATTGGTTGAAAATTATCTTGCGGAAATTTACCTGACTAAAAATGATTTGAAAAAAGCAGAAGAGCTTCTTAACAGAGCAATATTAAATGCAGAATCCTCCGGCGACCTGAATAGTCAGATATGGTCTTATACAAATCTTGGAACTTTGAATTTTGCAAAAGGAAATCTGAATGAAGCCGAAAAAAATCTTCTAACTGCTTTGGAGTTATCAAGAAAGTCAGAATATAAACTTGATATTATCCATTCACTTACTGAGCTTGGTAAATTTTATTTTAAGACCAAGAGACTTAAAGAAGCCGAAAAACATTTGCTAGAAGCTTTTGATATCGCAAATCAAATTAATTCAGTACAGGATCTGAGTAATATTACAAATGTTCTGAAAGATGTTTATGCTGAACTGAATAATTATAAACAAGCATTTGAATTCCTAAAGTTAAATAAACAATATTCTGACACCTTACAGGCAATAAATCAAAACGAGAAGATATTAGAGATAGAAACAAAATATGCTGTCAAACAGAAGGAGAAAGAAGCTCAACTTCTGAAAAACGAAAACGAACTTCAGAAGAAAGTTATTGAAACACAAAAGCTTATTGCAATTGTAGTTTCTGTGCTTGGTTTGTTCCTTGTAATACTGATTGCGCTTTTGATACTAAGCCGAAGAAAAATTTTAGCTGCGCAAAAAGATTTGATTATGAAAAATGAAGAGATTGAACTAAGCAGAAAAGAAGTTGCGGCAAAGAACAAAGAACTCGAAGTTCTTAATTCAACAAAGGATAAATTCTTCTCAATAATTGCTCACGATTTAAGAAACCCTATTGCGGGTTTTGTAAGTATATCAGATATACTCGAAACTGATTATGATAGAATATCCGATCAGGAAAAGAAATCTCTTCTCTCTCAGATGAATAATTCATCAAAAAATCTGATTGCTCTACTTGAAAATTTACTTACCTGGGCAAGATTATCAAGTAATAAAATTGAAGTAGTTAGATCGAAATCAAAATTATCTGAACTTATATTTTCTGCAGTCAGTCCGTATGAACATTGGGCAAGAAGCAAAAGAGTTAATCTTCGTGTAGAAATTCCTGAAGATAAAAAAATTGAAACCGATCCGTTTATCTTTCAAACAGTTGTTGGAAATCTGATAAACAATGCAATAAAATTTTCTAACTCCGGAGACACTGTTTCAGTTATCGCAAAACTTGAAAACGGCAAAATAAAACTAAGTGTAAAAGATAACGGAGTTGGAATACCAGAACACAGATTGAAGAATATTTTTGGTTTTGATAATAAGAAAACAACCAAAGGAACAATGAATGAGTCTGGAACAGGTTTGGGACTAGTTCTGGTTAAAGAATTATCTGATAAAATGAATTGGCAAATTGAAGTTCATAGCCAGCCGCAGCTAGGTAGCGAATTCATTCTTAATATTTCTGATAATTAA
- a CDS encoding PhoH family protein: MKSEKTVKTKKSPKTFVLDTNVILHDATSIQMFQENDVVIPLTVIEELDHFKRGSQVINLNAREFARTLDSLTGSAIFNGGVSLGKGRGKLKIAISKGLHPEIKDVFRDDTPDHRVLSVALDWKEKLKNRSQVILVSKDVNLRMKAKALGIPAEDYTTDRVKSIEELYSGKGIIENFDDELLIKLFHPPYEITAQPLLKKLNGEALPNKYYILKNHNRSVLAQLDMNREVLRKVDKISVYGITPRNAEQTFAVDALVNPAIQLVSMTGKAGTGKTLLALASALAVKKYYRQIFIARPIVPLSNKDIGFLPGDVESKLAPYMQPLWDNLKVIQDQFPEHDKQHQAIDTMIKDEKLVIEPLSYIRGRSLQRIFFIVDEAQNLTPHEIKTIITRAGEGAKVVFTGDIYQIDHPYLDGQSNGLSYLIDRFKGQKLYAHINLEKGERSELAELASNLL, encoded by the coding sequence ATGAAGTCAGAAAAAACTGTTAAGACTAAAAAATCTCCCAAAACATTTGTTCTGGATACAAATGTTATCCTTCACGATGCAACATCAATTCAAATGTTTCAGGAAAATGATGTTGTTATTCCTCTTACTGTAATTGAAGAACTTGACCACTTCAAAAGAGGAAGTCAGGTTATTAATTTGAATGCAAGAGAATTTGCCCGCACACTGGACTCGCTTACCGGTTCGGCAATTTTTAATGGTGGAGTTTCCTTGGGAAAAGGAAGAGGTAAATTAAAAATAGCAATTTCAAAAGGACTTCATCCAGAAATTAAAGATGTATTCAGAGATGACACACCGGATCATCGTGTATTAAGTGTTGCTTTGGACTGGAAAGAAAAGTTGAAAAACAGATCACAGGTAATTCTTGTAAGCAAAGATGTTAACCTGAGAATGAAAGCAAAAGCTCTGGGAATTCCTGCTGAAGATTACACAACCGATCGTGTTAAGAGTATTGAAGAACTTTATTCCGGCAAAGGAATAATTGAAAACTTTGATGATGAATTACTGATAAAACTTTTTCATCCGCCTTATGAAATAACAGCGCAACCTTTGTTAAAAAAATTAAACGGCGAGGCTCTACCAAATAAATATTATATTCTTAAAAATCATAATCGTTCAGTACTTGCACAACTTGATATGAACAGGGAAGTGCTTCGTAAGGTTGATAAAATTTCTGTTTATGGAATTACCCCACGCAACGCAGAGCAGACATTTGCAGTTGATGCTTTGGTAAATCCGGCAATTCAGCTTGTTTCAATGACAGGTAAAGCCGGGACAGGAAAAACTTTACTAGCACTTGCAAGTGCGCTTGCAGTCAAAAAGTACTATCGTCAAATATTTATTGCGCGTCCAATAGTACCACTTAGTAATAAAGATATTGGATTTCTTCCCGGAGATGTTGAAAGTAAACTTGCGCCTTATATGCAACCTTTGTGGGATAATCTGAAAGTAATTCAGGATCAGTTTCCCGAACACGACAAGCAGCATCAAGCAATTGATACAATGATTAAAGATGAAAAGCTGGTAATTGAACCTTTATCATATATTCGCGGAAGAAGTCTGCAGAGAATCTTTTTTATTGTTGATGAAGCACAGAACTTAACTCCGCACGAAATTAAAACAATTATTACTCGTGCCGGTGAAGGTGCAAAAGTAGTTTTCACCGGTGATATATATCAGATTGATCATCCATATCTTGATGGACAATCAAATGGACTTTCATATTTAATTGACCGGTTCAAAGGGCAGAAACTTTATGCACACATTAACCTGGAAAAGGGTGAACGCTCTGAATTGGCAGAACTTGCTAGTAATTTATTATAA
- the carA gene encoding glutamine-hydrolyzing carbamoyl-phosphate synthase small subunit, producing the protein MNKEKTKAKLILEDGTEFSGYSFGYEGNTNGEVVFNTGMVGYPETLTDPSYRGQILVCTFPLIGNYGVPSKESESGLLKNFESDKIQVRGLVVSDYSFDYSHWSSEKSLADWLKEEKISAIYGIDTRMLTRKLRDKGTMLGKIVIDESSEFDFDDPNKKDLVAEVSVKEPIEYSAGKKKIILVDCGTKNNIIRAFLLRNITVIRVPYDYDFNAIKADGIMLSNGPGDPKMNVATIEHTKKAMEKNKPILGICLGSQILALAARADTYKLKYGHRGHNQPCNELGTKRCYITSQNHGYAVDASTLTEDWREWFVNDNDGTNEGIIHISKPFFASQFHPEASPGPDDCEFIFDMFVRALK; encoded by the coding sequence ATGAATAAAGAAAAAACAAAAGCCAAACTAATTCTTGAAGACGGAACAGAGTTTTCCGGCTACAGCTTTGGTTATGAAGGTAACACAAATGGCGAAGTTGTTTTTAACACCGGTATGGTTGGTTATCCCGAGACATTGACAGACCCATCTTATCGCGGGCAAATTTTAGTTTGCACTTTCCCGCTTATTGGAAACTACGGTGTCCCATCAAAAGAAAGCGAATCAGGATTACTGAAAAATTTTGAATCAGATAAAATTCAGGTTCGCGGTTTAGTTGTTTCAGATTATTCATTTGATTATTCACATTGGAGTTCTGAAAAAAGTCTTGCTGACTGGTTGAAGGAAGAAAAGATTTCCGCAATTTATGGAATTGATACAAGAATGCTTACAAGAAAATTGCGCGACAAAGGAACGATGCTTGGTAAAATAGTGATTGATGAATCATCCGAATTTGATTTTGACGATCCGAACAAAAAAGATCTGGTTGCTGAAGTTAGTGTTAAAGAACCGATTGAGTATTCTGCCGGAAAGAAAAAAATTATTCTTGTTGATTGCGGAACAAAAAACAATATAATTCGTGCTTTTCTTTTAAGAAACATTACGGTGATTCGTGTACCTTACGATTATGATTTCAATGCAATTAAAGCCGATGGAATTATGTTATCAAATGGTCCCGGTGATCCTAAAATGAATGTTGCAACAATTGAACACACTAAGAAAGCTATGGAAAAGAACAAACCGATTCTTGGAATTTGTCTCGGTTCGCAAATACTGGCTCTTGCAGCAAGAGCTGATACTTATAAATTAAAATATGGTCATCGCGGACATAATCAACCTTGCAATGAACTTGGAACAAAAAGATGTTACATTACTTCGCAAAATCACGGCTATGCAGTTGATGCATCAACTTTAACTGAAGATTGGCGTGAGTGGTTTGTTAACGATAATGATGGAACGAATGAAGGAATAATTCATATATCAAAACCATTTTTTGCATCGCAGTTTCATCCGGAAGCATCTCCAGGACCTGATGACTGCGAATTCATTTTTGACATGTTTGTTCGTGCACTAAAGTAA
- a CDS encoding DUF4920 domain-containing protein translates to MIKQILSLLILVSVTSFAQTEKLGKEITLSERTKISEITSNPEEFLGKTVLVEGEVLEVCPAAGCWMELKSDDGVGKIKIKVRDGDIVFPMAAKGKKAVVEGTVYKIELTKEEAIEYYKHLAEESGKDFDPSTVTGPVTIYQIKGLGAEIN, encoded by the coding sequence ATGATAAAACAAATTCTTTCATTACTGATATTAGTTTCGGTAACTTCATTTGCACAAACTGAAAAACTCGGTAAAGAAATTACACTGTCGGAAAGAACTAAAATTTCTGAAATAACTTCCAACCCCGAAGAATTTTTGGGTAAAACAGTTTTAGTTGAAGGTGAAGTTTTGGAAGTCTGTCCGGCAGCAGGTTGTTGGATGGAATTAAAAAGCGATGACGGAGTTGGAAAAATAAAAATTAAAGTGAGAGATGGTGATATTGTATTTCCAATGGCAGCAAAAGGAAAAAAAGCCGTTGTTGAAGGAACAGTTTATAAAATTGAACTGACAAAAGAAGAAGCCATTGAGTATTACAAACACCTTGCTGAAGAATCGGGTAAGGATTTCGACCCATCAACAGTAACCGGACCAGTAACTATTTATCAGATAAAGGGACTTGGGGCAGAGATTAATTAA